One Etheostoma cragini isolate CJK2018 chromosome 6, CSU_Ecrag_1.0, whole genome shotgun sequence DNA window includes the following coding sequences:
- the jazf1b gene encoding juxtaposed with another zinc finger protein 1b, whose protein sequence is MTGIAAASFFSNACRFGGCGLHFDSLAELIVHIEDNHIDTDPRLLEKQEQQQPTYVALSYINRFMTDAARREHETLKKKVQPKLSLSLTGSLSRSSVSTPPRHTSGNLTPPVTPPITPSSSFRSSTPTGSECDEEEVDFEESDSDESWTTESAISSESILSSMCMNGGDEKPFACPVPGCKKRYKNVNGIKYHAKNGHRTQIRVRKPFKCRCGKSYKTSQGLRHHTINFHPPISTDIIRKMQQ, encoded by the exons ATGACAGGCATCGCCGCTGCTTCCTTCTTTTCCAACGCTTGCAGGTTCGGGGGCTGCGGACTACACTTCGACTCTCTGGCCGAGCTAATCGTGCACATCGAGGATAACCACATCG ACACAGACCCCCGACTTCTGGAgaagcaggagcagcagcagccgacATATGTTGCCCTCAGCTACATCAACAG GTTCATGACAGATGCTGCGCGGCGAGAACACGAGACCCTAAAGAAGAAGGTACAGCCCAAGTTGTCTCTGTCCCTGACAGGAAGTCTGTCTCGCAGCAGTGTTTCCACTCCGCCTCGCCACACCAGTGGAAACCTCACCCCTCCAGTCACTCCCCCCATcaccccttcctcttccttccgCAGCAGTACGCCTACAG GTAGCGAGTGTGATGAGGAGGAGGTAGACTTTGAGGAGTCTGACAGTGATGAGTCGTGGACGACAGAGAGCGCAATCAGCTCCGAGTCCATCCTCAGTTCCATGTGCATGAACGGGGGAGACGAGAAGCCTTTTGCTTGCCCAGTGCCGGGCTGTAAAAAGAGATACAAG AATGTGAACGGGATCAAGTATCATGCCAAGAATGGCCACCGAACCCAGATAAGGGTGCGCAAACCCTTCAAGTGCCGGTGTGGGAAGAGCTACAAAACGTCTCAGGGTCTCCGCCACCACACCATCAACTTCCACCCACCCATCTCTACTGACATCATCCGCAAGATGCAGCAGTAG